A stretch of DNA from Candidatus Binatia bacterium:
CACGACGCGCCGGCCGTGTTTCCGCCGATGCAGATGCCGCCGTCATCGCACTCCTCGGCGGCATCCACGGCGCCGTTACCGCACGGTCGCGTGTAGTAGAAGTTACACGAACCGGTCCAGTCGAGTTCAGCGTCGAAGTACGTGGCACCGCCGTAATCGACCGCCCGCACAGCGAGCAGGTTCATCCCGGCCTGCAGCGCCGCGTCCGGCACGGCGAAGGCGAAGTCGCTACGCGTCGCGCAGCCGCCGCGTCCCTGGAGCCCGCCGGAGACGTCCACGCCATTGACGAACACCTGAACGGCGTTGTCGATCGCGATGCGCACGGTCAGACCGCTTGCGCCGGCGGGAACGAGGAACCATTTGCGCACCAGGAGATCGGTGTAAGGCGGCCAATAGGTAGCGGCATCCAATGCACACTGGCCGGTGCCGAACCCGCCACCGCCCACACGGAAACCGGAATCGTCGAATCCTGGCTGTTCGAACCCCGGCTCCGCGCCTTGCGCGGCGACCTTGTAGAGATGGCCGGTGGACAGGAAGGGAACGGGCCGCGGGTTGAAGTTGGCAATGCAGTTGTCGCAGGCATCGCCACGACCGTCGCCGTCGGCATCGGCCTGATCCGGGTTGTTTGTGGCGACGCAGTTGTCGACGGCGTCGCACACCCCGTCGCCGTCGGCATCGTAAGCTCCAGGACCGACACAGGCATCGCAGAGGTCCCCAACCCCGTCACCGTCGAGGGTGTCTTCCTGGCCGGGATTGTAACCGTACCAGCAGTTGTCCGCCGGGCACACACTGGCAGGGAGTCCCGGCAGCCCGAAGCCGTCACCATCGAAATCGGTGCAATCGTCGCACGCGTCGCCCAGAGGATCGCCGTCCAAGTTGGATTGCTCAGGATTGGGCACCGTCGGGCAGTTGTCGCAGGCATCCCCCAGTCCATCGCCGTCCACATCCGTCTGCGCGGGATCGTAGTTGTACGGGCAAATGTCCGTCGGACATGTCGCCGCCGGGTAGCCCGGGGTACCACGCCCGTCGCGATCGTGATCGACGCAGGTGTCGCACGCATCGTCCACGCCGTCCCGGTCCGAGTCCCCCCAGGCGAGGGCCACGACGGGACACGTATCGCAGGCATCCCCCGCCCAGTCGCCATCCGCGTCGGTCTGGTCCGTATTGGACGTGGTCGCGCAGTTGTCGCAGTAATCGCCGCGCCCGTCGCCGTCCCAGTCGCGCTGTTCCGCATTCCAGTTGCTCGGGCAATTGTCGCACGCGTCCGCCACGCCGTCGCCGTCCGCGTCCACCGTGTCCGCATCGCAAACATCGCCGACCCCGTCCCCATCGCAGTCGCTCTGAATCGGGTCGGCCGCCGTCGGGCAGCGGTCGCAGCCGTCGGCAACGCCGTCGGAGTCATAGTCCACCGTCCCCGCATCGCACGCATCCCCGACGCCGTCGCCGTCGCAATCCGACTGCACCGGGTTGAAGGCGTAGGGGCAGTTGTCCGCCCCGTCGCAGACGCCGTCCGCGTCCGAATCGTAGACGTCGCCCGCTCCCAGCCCGACGCACACCGGGTCGCACGCGTCGCCGCGGCCGTCGCCGTCGGTGTCGCGCTGGTTCGGGTTGTAATGATACGGGCAGTTGTCGCGCCCGTCGCAGACCCCGTCGCCGTCGTAGTAGTCGGTCACGCCCGGCCCGGCGCAGTCGTCGCACAGATCGCCGTAACCGTCGCCGTCGACGTCGCGTTGCTCCGGGTTCGCTGCACAGGCGCAGTTGTCCCCGGCCGCCCCGCTCAGACCGTCGCCGTCCGGATCGTCCGGGTCACACGCGTTCCCCTGCCCGTCGTAGTCGCAATCCTCCTGTCCCGCGTTGGCCAGCGTGGCGCAGTTGTCGCAGGCATCGCCCACGCCATCGCCGTCGCCGTCGGACTGATCGACGTTGGGCGCGTACGGGCAGTTGTCCGTGAGGCAGGAGTTCGTCGGGTATCCGGGATTGCCGAAACCATCCTGATCGCTGTCCACGCACGGATCGCAGGCGTCGCCGATACCGTCGCCGTCGACATCTTCTTGACCCGGGTTGGGCAGGCTGGCGCAGTTGTCGACGTCATCGCCGACCCCGTCGCCATCGACATCCGTCGCAAACGTCGCCGTCAGGTGCAGGTTGCCGCCGGGTTGCTGGCAATAGCTGGCTACCTGGAGCAGATATGAGGTTCCCGCGACGACGGGTACGGTAAGGTACGAGTGACCACATACGACCGGCGTCGTCGACCCGCAGGTGCCCGTAAACGCCGACACCACGGTGAAGTAATTGCTCCCGCCGGTGTCGACCCGCAGAATGCCGTCCGCCGTTGCCGTATACGCATACCAAACGGTAGCGGAGTCGGCGCCGCAGCCGCACGGAACGGCGGGGTCTCCAGGCGCCACCGTGGCCCCGGAGGTCGAGCGCAGGTCGTCATACGGCGTCGCCGCAATCACGGCCGCAGCGGTACACTCGTCGTTCGTCGGAGGCGTCAACCTGGCGAAGCCGATCGCGATCGACTCTTGCTCGGCGCCCACCGTTGCGGTCAGGGCAGCGCTGTAGACGTACGGCGGGGCCGCACTGTCGGGAACCAGCGCGTTGTCGACCGAAATCTCGACGGCCACCGTCGCGGCCGCACCGGCTTGCAGTGTGAACACGCTCGGGGTCAGCATCACGGCCACGCCCGCCGGAAAACCGCTTCCCACGCTGAGTTCGTAGTTCTTGGCCTGGCTACCGAGGTTGCGGACGGTAACCGAACGCGACCGCACCCACGTGCCGCTCAGGTCGCGATCGACGCCGAAATTGAGTGGCGCCGGGCTCAGTATGGTCTGTTTATCCGCCGCCTGACGCACATCGAGGCGTCCCGCCCCGACGGTCGTGACATCGAACGGCAACTGGTGCGCCGACTGCTGAAGGAGTGCCTTGACCTCCTCCGGCGTCAGAGCCGGCCTCAACCCACGCAGCAGAGCAGCGGCCCCCGCAACATGGGGCGTGGCCATTGAGGTTCCCGAAATGTACATGTGCTGCCCGTCGATGCAGAGCGGGCCGAGCATTGTGTTCACCGCCATGGCGGCGCAGACGTCCACGCCGGGCGCCGCCATCTCGGGCTTCAGGAGTCCTTCGACCTCTGTCGGTCCGCGGGAACTGAACCAGGCCACGCCGTCGGCGTCGTCGGTAGCGGCGACGGTAAGAGCAGTGCGCGCCACCCCGGGACTGCCAAGCGTGAAATAACCGGGCCCCGAGTTCCCGGCGGCAATGACACACAGCATCCCGGCCACCGTCGCGTTGTCGATGGCCGCAGACACGACATCATTCTCGTCGCCAGGGCCGCCCAGACTGAGATTGGCCACCGTGGCATGATCGCTCGGGTCGCCATCGCCGTTCGGGTCGGTTGCCAGCTCGATGCCGCCAATCACGCTCGACCATGATCCGTAACCGCCCGCGTCCAGCACCTTGTACGCCAGAATCTGCGCCTCCGGCGCCACGCCGGCGAGCCCACCGGAACCCGCCGCGGTCGCCGCCACATGGGTACCGTGGCCGTTATCGTCGGCGGGGTCGCTGTCGCCGCTGACGAAGTCGTAGCCGCCGATCACCTTGCAGCCCGACCCGAAGCAACCCCCGAGGTCCGCATGCGTGTAATCGACTCCGGTGTCGATCACGGCGATCTTCGTGCCGGCGCCGCGGTACCCGAGATCGGCCCAGAACTGCGGCGCCCGCACCAGCGGTACGCTCACGTCAAGCAGAGCCTGCACCCGGCCATCCGGCACAACCCGCTTCACGGTCGGCCACGCCCGCACCGCGGAAGCGGTCTCCGGCAAGAGGCGCGCCGCGAAACCGTTGAGGACGACTCGGAACTCACGGTCAACGATCGGGGCGGCACTGGCAGTACCCACCCCCCGCGCACTGCGGTGCTGTCGCTCGAGGCTCACGATCGCGCGCCGCAGCCGATCGCGTTCGGCGCCCGCCGCCGGAAGCCCGCCCGCTCCCGTTACCGCCGCCGGTGGAGAGACCAGCTCGACGATGACCGCATCGAATTCCGAAGCAGCCGACGCACGGTCTTGTCCCGAGGACTCGCCCGGAGGCCCGGGCATAAGCGCCCTCGCGGTCCCTGCTCCGATCAGCGGCGCACTCGGCGAGGCCAGCAGCATCGCAACCGCCAGCGCTATCCGAAGCGAACCGGCCGCAGGCCGGCTTACGGGTGCAACGGCCTTGCGGGCCGCACTCCCTGACTGCACCCGACGGCCCGGATCCGTAACGGCGCGCCCGGTAACCGGCGCACACAGCCTCAGCCCCACCCGGCGTGATGTGTCGTACATGGCTCCCCCTGCCCGCGGAAGGACGGTTCGTCGCGAGACGCCGCCTTATACGCTGCGGTGAAATTCGCCGTCAAGAGTATTCTGGTAGCGTCCAGAACGCGCCTTGACTCCGCACCGCGGGGTATGGTTCAACCCGCGCGCCGTGGGCCGGCGGTAAGCGGCCGGATGTGTTCGCCGGCGCACGGTGGCCATTCCCGGATTCCTATGGAGATGACGACGACCCCACGCGGGTGTGGCGACGCACAGATACGGCTCGCCGACTACGACTTCCCGCTACCACCGGAGTTGATCGCGCAATCCCCGGCGCCGGACCGCGATGCGGCCCGGATGCTGGTACTTGCGAGAGGTTCCGACCAACTCGAACACTCGACCGTCGCCGACCTGCCGGCGTTCCTGCGTCCCGGTGACCTGGTGATCGTGAACGATACCCGCGTAATTCCGGCGCGAACTTTCGGGCGGACCGCGGGCAACGCCGCCGTGGAGCTGCTCTGGATCCGCGCTGAAGCTCCCGGCCACTGGCTCTGCCTCGGCAAGCCGGCGAAGCGACTTTCTCCGGGCACCGTCATCGACTGCGAGGGCGGCGTTCGCGCGGGCGTCGCACAGCGCCTCGGCGGCGGCCGTTACTGTCTCCGTGTGGATGAGGGACTCGACGTAACGGCGTGGCTGGCGGAGCATGGGGAGCTGCCCTTGCCGCCGTACATCAAGCGTCCTGACGGCCCGTTGCCGCTGGACCGCGAGCGTTACCAGACCATGTTTGCCGCCGTTAGCGGGGCCATTGCCGCCCCCACGGCCGGCCTGCACTTCACCCCGGCCCTCGTCGCCGCGGCGCAAGAACGGGGAGCCCGCTTCGCGACGCTGACCTTGCACGTCGGGCCGGGCACCTTCCGGCCGGTGCGTTGCGAGGACGTGCGGCGCCACGTCATGGAAGCCGAATGGAGCACCATTCCGCCCGCCACCGTGGCCGCAATTGCGGCAACGCGCGCTGCCGGCGGCCGCGTGATCGCCGTCGGGACGACGACCACCCGAGCCCTCGAATCCGCCGTCGTCGACGGGACCGTGGCGCCCGGCGGGCGCTGGGCCGATCGCTTTATCGTGCCCGGCCACCGGTTCCGGGTCGTCGACGCCCTGCTGACCAATTTCCACCTGCCGGGCTCGACGCTGCTGCTGCTGGTAAGTGCCTTTGTGGGCTATGAATCTCTGATGCATGCATACGCGGAGGCGATTCGCCGCCGTTATCGGTTTTACAGTTACGGCGACGCGATGTTCGTCCAATGACACCGATACCGCAGACGGCAGCCCCGGCTCCGGTGACGCGACCCTTGCCCGACGATCTCGGTCCACCCGGAACGTTCGCGACGATCGCTCGGGCGCCCGGCAGCGACGGTCGTCGGGCCACTCTGGTAACCGCCCACGGTGTCGTCGACACGCCGGCCTTCATGCCCGTGGCCACGCAGGCAACGGTCAAAGGGCTGACGCCGAGCCAGCTTCGCGCCGCCGGCGTGCAGATACTCCTCGCCAATGCCTACCACCTGGCGCAGCGGCCGGGCACGGCAACGATTCGCGACTGCGGCGGCCTGCACCGGTTCATGGCGTGGGACGGACCGATCCTCACCGACAGCGGCGGCTATCAGATCTTCAGCCTCGCCCCGCTGCGGACGGTCACCGACGCAGGCGTCACGTTCCGGTCGCATCTCGACGGCTCCAGGCTGTTCTTGAGTCCGGAGGACGCTTTGCGCATCCAGGCCGACCTCGGCGTCGACATCGCCATGGTGCTCGACGAGTGTGTCGCCGCCGACGCGCCCCGGGCCGAGGTCGAGCGCGCCGCAGTCCGGACTCTGGCGTGGGCCAGGCGCTCGCGCGACGTGGTCCGGCCTGCCGGGCAGATGGCCTTCGCCATCGTGCAGGGGGGACTCCACGTCGATCTGCGAATCCGGCAGGCCGCCGAGCTTGTAGCGCTCGACTTTCCCGGCTATGCCGTGGGGGGTTTAAGTGTAGGGGAGGATCGCGAGGTGACGTGGGAGCTGGCTGCGGCGACCACCGCGGCGCTGCCGGACGGGCGCCCACGCTACCTGATGGGCGTGGGTCTGCCGGATGACTTGATTCGGTTCGTCGGCATGGGATTCGACCTGTTCGACTGCGTGCTGCCGACCCGGAACGGCCGCAACGGTATGTTGTTCACGGCGCGCGGGCGCCTCAACGTGCGTCTCGCCCGGTACGCAAACGACGAGGACCCGCCCGATTCGACCTGTAGCTGTTACGTTTGCCGTTCGTTTTCGCGCGCGTACCTCCGCCATCTGGCGACCACAAACGAGATGCTCGGCGCTACCTTAGCCAGCCTGCACAACGTGCACTTCTACCAGGCCCTGATGGCCGACATGCGGGCGGCAATCGCCGCCGGCACGTTTGCCGCCTGGGCGCCGGACCGCATCGCCGAACTGTCGGAGGGAACCTAGTCATGCTTGGTAGCGCGTGGGCCCAGGGGGCAGTTGGGGACGCCCCGTCGGCTCTCCTTCAGTTCGCTCCTATCGTTCTGATCTTCGTGGTCATGTACTTCCTCGTCATCCGGCCACAGCAACAGAAGGCGCGCGACCACCGGCAAATGCTCGACAGCCTGAAGAAGAACGACGAGGTGGTTACCGCCGGCGGCCTTTACGGCAAGGTCGTCCAGCTCTCCGATCGAATCGTCACCCTGGAGATCGCACCGAACGTTCGCGTTCGAATCGATCGTCCGCAGATCGCCGCACTCGCTACCAGCGCCGCCAACGGCGACTCCAAAGAGAAGGACAAGCAGAAGTGAAGAACCGCTCCCTCCTCTATCGCATCGGTGCGATCGCCGCGATGGTCCTCGCGGCGGTCGTGTACCTGGTACCGACGTTCGTTACCGAGCTGCCGCAGGCATGGAAGGACTACCTGCCGAGCCAGCGTATCCACCTGGGCCTCGATCTCCAGGGCGGCACGCACCTGCTGCTGTCGGTAGACCTGCAGAAAGCGGTGCAGAACTCGCTCGACCAGACCGTGGAAGCGCTGCGCCGCGAGCTGACGGAGGCCAAGTTGAACGCCGACAGCGTCACGCGCCGCGACGGACGCATCGAGGTCAGGGTGCCGAACAGCGACCGCGCGGCGGTCACCGATCTCCTGAAGGAGCGCTTCCCGGACCTCGAGGTGACAGGGTCGCAAACCCAGAACGGCAGCGTCAATCTCGATCTCGCGCTGTCGAAGCGCGAAGAACGCCGGCTGCGCGAGTTCGCCCTCGACCAGTCGCTCGAAACCATTCGCAACCGCGTCGACCAGTTCGGCGTTTCGGAGCCGATCATCCAGCGTCAGGGCGCGCAGGACATCGTAATCCAACTCCCGGGCATTCAGGATCCGCAGCGGGCCAAGGATTTGATCGGCCGCACGGCCGTGCTCGAGTTCAAGATCCTCTCGGAAGCTGCCGATCCAAGGGAGGTTGCCGAGGGCCGGACTCCGCCACCGGCCGGCACCGAGGTCCTGACCGGCGTGGACACCGAGCGCGTTGGCGGCCGCGCGCAGCGCGTTCAGTATCTTGTCGAAACGAAGACCCTGATGACCGGCGAGGTCATTGCCGATGCGGCGGTGCGACCGGCCACGCAGCTCGAAGGGCCTTACGTGGCCCTGGAGCTGAACAGCCGCGGCGCGAAGATGTTCGAGGACCTGACGGCTGCCAACGTCGGGCGGCGGCTCGCCATCGTACTCGACAATACGGTTTACTCGGCGCCGGTAATTCGCGAGCGCATCGGCGGCGGCCATGCGTCTATCACCGGCAGCTTCGACATCAAGGAGGCCCGCGACCTGGCAATCGTGCTGCGCGCCGGCGCCCTGCCCGCCCCGGTCACCATCGCCGAAGAGCGCACGGTCGGCCCGTCACTCGGGCGCGACTCGATCCGTCAGGGCGTGTTGTCGTTCGTTGTCGGAGGGGTGCTCGTCGTCCTGTTCATGTTGGTCTACTACAGGGGCGCTGGCATCGTCGCCGATCTCGCGCTGGTGCTGAACATGCTGTTTCTGCTCTCGGCCCTGGCCGGATTCCAGGCCACCCTGACGTTACCCGGCATTGCCGGTATCGTGCTGACCCTCGGCATGGCCGTCGATGCCAACGTGCTGATCAACGAGCGCATCCGCGAGGAGTTGCGCCTCGGCAAGACCGCACGGGCGGCGATCGAGGCCGGTTACGAGCGTGCCCTGCCGGCGATCCTCGACTCGAACATCACGACCTTCCTGTCGGGGATCATTCTTTTCCAGTTCGGCACGGGTCCGATCAAAGGTTTTGCCGTTACTCTGTGCCTCGGTATCGTGTCGACGGTCTTCACGGCCGTGTTCTGTACGCGTGTGGTTTACGACTACCTGCTGGCCTACCGCCGGCTGCAAACCGTGAGCGTGTGACGTCCAATGGAAATCATCAAGCCAGGCACAAGAATCGACTTCGTTAGCAAGATGCGCATCGCGCTGCTTGCCTCCGGTATCCTGATCTTGCTGAGCATCGCCGTGCTCGTGAAGCACGGCGGCCCCATCTATGGGGTCGACTTCAGCGGCGGCACGCTCATCCAACTGCGCTTCACAGAAAAGACGCCGATCGGCGAGATCCGTGAGGCCCTGGCCAGCCAGGGTTTCGGCGACGCGACCATCCAGGATTTTGCCGGGGGCGGCTCCGAAGGCGAGTTCCTCGTGCGGCTGCCGGTCAGCGGCGAAGAGACGACCAGTTTCGGCGCGAAGGTTGCCGAGGCCCTTAAAGCAAAGTTCGGTGCCGATAAGGTCGAGATCATGCGCGAGGAGATGGTCGGACCTCGCGTCGGCAGCGTCCTGCGCCGCCAGGCGCTGCTCTCGGTCCTCTTCGCCACTTTGATGATGGGTGCCTACATCTGGTTTCGCTTCGATGTGCGGTTCGGCGTTGGTGCGGCGACTGCCCTCGCCCACGACATCATCATTGCCACCGGGGTCCTCACGCTGTTCAACTACGAGTTCGATCTGACCATCGTAGCGGCGCTGCTCACCATCGTCGGCTTCTCCGTCAACGACACCGTGATCGTGTCCGACCGTATCCGGGAGAACCTGCGCAAGAACCGCCGCGATAGCCTCGCGACCGTGATCAACCGCAGCATCAACGAAACCCTGAGCCGGACGATTCTGACCACGGGCACGGCGGTGATGGTATTGCTGTCGCTCTACCTCCTCGGCGGCAACGTCATCAACGGATTCGCCTTCGCCCTGCTGGTGGGGTTTGTCGTCGGAACGTACTCGTCGATCTTCATCGCCTCGCCCATCGTGCTCTACTTTCCGGAGCGCCGTACCTGACCGGGAACATGGCGATTGCCCGGCGCTGGCGGCTGCGGCCCTGCCCGGACGGCGCCGCGTCTCTGATTACTGACGCAGCCAGGGTGTCGCCGCTGCTCGGTCACCTGCTGGCCGTGCGTGGCGTCACGACACCGGAGGCGGCGACGGCATTCCTCGGGGCCAAGCTATCGACGGACCTCCGTTCGCCGATGCTGTTTCGGCAGATGCCGGCCGCCGCCGAGCGGGTGACCGCGGCGCTGGCGCGTGGCGAGCGCATAGGGATTCACGGCGACTACGACGTCGACGGCGTCAGCGGCGCGGCGCTGCTCGCGCGGTTCCTGCGCAGCCTGGGAAACGAGCCGGTAGTCTATATTCCGCAACGGTTGCGCGACGGATATGGCCTCAAGGAGGCCGGTGTGCGGCAACTCGCCGCGGCCGGCGTCACCCTGATGGTAACGGTCGACTGTGGCGGCGTCAGTCATCACGAGATCGCCCTCGCCAAGACCCTGGGCATCGACACGATCGTTTGCGACCACCACCAGGTGTCCGGGACGCCGCTTCCCGCCGTGGCTGTCCTCAATCCGATCGAGGCCGACGCCGGATTCCCGTTCAAGGGCTTATGCGGTGCCGGCGTGGCGTTCTACCTCGCCCTCGGCGTGCGTATGCACCTGCGCGCCCGGGGCGTGACGCCGCTCCCCGACGTGCGCCGGCATCTGGATCTCGTCGCCCTCGGCACTCTGGCGGACATTGTTCCGCTCGTCGAGGAGAATCGCGTTCTCGTGAAGTACGGGCTGCGCGAGATCATGGACACCGACCGGCCCGGGATAGTCGCCCTCAAGGCGGTCAGTGCGGTGGAGGCGGTCTCGACCACGGCGGTCAGTTTCCGCCTTGCCCCGCGGCTCAACGCCGGCGGACGGCTGGCCGATGCCATGCGCTCGTTCGAGTTGCTCACCACGGACGATGTTGCGCGGGCGACGGAGTTGGCCGCGGAACTCGATGGCGAGAACCGCTCCCGGCAGGAAATCGAGAGAGAGATTCTCGCCGATGCGATCCGTCAGATCGACGCGGACCCGGCTCAGACCACCGGACGGAGCATCACGCTGGCCTCGACCGAATGGCATCCGGGCGTGATTGGCATCGTGGCCAGTCGCCTCGTCGAGCGCTATTACCGGCCGACGGTGCTGATTGCGATCGACCCGACGACCGGCGTCGGCCGCGGTTCGGGACGCAGCATCGATGGACTCGACCTGCATGGGGCGTTACGCACTTGCGCGGACCTGCTCGATGCCTTCGGCGGTCACTACATGGCTATTGGTTTGACCATCTGCGGCGATCGTATCGGCGAACTGCGCAACCGCTTCGAATCGGCGGTGCGGGCTGCCACTACGGCTGCGGATTTCTCGCCGGTCCGCCAGGTCGACGCCGAAATCGACTTCGCCCGGATCGGACCGGCACTCATTGATGAGCTGGCGGTTCTGGAGCCCCACGGTCCGGGCAACCCCGCCCCCGTGTTTCTCGCCCGCAACGTCGAGGTGGTGCAGCGCCGGCTCGTGGGTGAAAACGGGAGTCATCTGCGCCTCACTTTGCGGCAGAACGGACGGACTCTGCCGGCGATCGGCTTCGGTATGGGCGGCTGCGCGACGGCGCAGAACGACCGCCTGGACATTCTGTTCTCTCCGCAACGAAACGAGTGGAACGGCGCGACCACCACGCAACTGCGCCTCCGCGCTCTCCGCGCTCCAGCCCCTCAGTAAATTCGCCGAATAAACGGCTTGAATATCAACGACTTACCGCCGATCGCCAGAGGGGGTGCGGGGTTAAACCGGCGCTTGTCTTGACTGCCCTAGCACGCCGTGTTACCAGCTTGCGCCCGTTGTCCGGGACGCCCCATGTTCCGCGGGGAGGACGCTGCCATGGAGAAAGACGACTCGATCCTTAACAGCAAAGAAGTGGCACGAATTCTCGATCTCAGTCCGGATACCGTCAACGAGTTCGCACGGAAGAGCATCTTACCGGCGTTCAAGAAGGGACGGCAGTGGCGCTTTCGCCGACGTGATGTCACGGTGTTCACGCGTGAGTTACGCGGCGATACCGCGGCCTGACTGCCCCGCCATAATCCATCGCGCTCGGTTGCCCAGTCGCCAAGGAGCCCGCATGCCGCTGCTCGAAGAAACCCAAGCCCACCAGAGCAAGCTCTACTACGAATTCGCGCACTTCTACGACCGTATCTTCAGCCGCGTGTTCTACCCGCGCATCGCTCAGGCAGTACGGCGGCTGCAGATCCAGCCGGGGGCTCGCGTGTTAGAGGTCGGCGTCGGTACGGGACTCGCGCTCTCGGCTTACCCCGCCCACTGCCAGGTGGTCGGCATCGATCTGGCCCCGGACATGCTCGAGCGGGCCCAGGAAAAGATCGATTGGAACGGTTGGCGGCATATTCAAGTCCAGGAGATGGACGCGCTAAACCTCAAATTTCCGGAAAAGTCCTTCGACTACGTCATGGCGTTCCACGTGGTCAGCGTAGTTCC
This window harbors:
- the tgt gene encoding tRNA guanosine(34) transglycosylase Tgt → MTPIPQTAAPAPVTRPLPDDLGPPGTFATIARAPGSDGRRATLVTAHGVVDTPAFMPVATQATVKGLTPSQLRAAGVQILLANAYHLAQRPGTATIRDCGGLHRFMAWDGPILTDSGGYQIFSLAPLRTVTDAGVTFRSHLDGSRLFLSPEDALRIQADLGVDIAMVLDECVAADAPRAEVERAAVRTLAWARRSRDVVRPAGQMAFAIVQGGLHVDLRIRQAAELVALDFPGYAVGGLSVGEDREVTWELAAATTAALPDGRPRYLMGVGLPDDLIRFVGMGFDLFDCVLPTRNGRNGMLFTARGRLNVRLARYANDEDPPDSTCSCYVCRSFSRAYLRHLATTNEMLGATLASLHNVHFYQALMADMRAAIAAGTFAAWAPDRIAELSEGT
- the secD gene encoding protein translocase subunit SecD, which encodes MVLAAVVYLVPTFVTELPQAWKDYLPSQRIHLGLDLQGGTHLLLSVDLQKAVQNSLDQTVEALRRELTEAKLNADSVTRRDGRIEVRVPNSDRAAVTDLLKERFPDLEVTGSQTQNGSVNLDLALSKREERRLREFALDQSLETIRNRVDQFGVSEPIIQRQGAQDIVIQLPGIQDPQRAKDLIGRTAVLEFKILSEAADPREVAEGRTPPPAGTEVLTGVDTERVGGRAQRVQYLVETKTLMTGEVIADAAVRPATQLEGPYVALELNSRGAKMFEDLTAANVGRRLAIVLDNTVYSAPVIRERIGGGHASITGSFDIKEARDLAIVLRAGALPAPVTIAEERTVGPSLGRDSIRQGVLSFVVGGVLVVLFMLVYYRGAGIVADLALVLNMLFLLSALAGFQATLTLPGIAGIVLTLGMAVDANVLINERIREELRLGKTARAAIEAGYERALPAILDSNITTFLSGIILFQFGTGPIKGFAVTLCLGIVSTVFTAVFCTRVVYDYLLAYRRLQTVSV
- the queA gene encoding tRNA preQ1(34) S-adenosylmethionine ribosyltransferase-isomerase QueA, which translates into the protein MRLADYDFPLPPELIAQSPAPDRDAARMLVLARGSDQLEHSTVADLPAFLRPGDLVIVNDTRVIPARTFGRTAGNAAVELLWIRAEAPGHWLCLGKPAKRLSPGTVIDCEGGVRAGVAQRLGGGRYCLRVDEGLDVTAWLAEHGELPLPPYIKRPDGPLPLDRERYQTMFAAVSGAIAAPTAGLHFTPALVAAAQERGARFATLTLHVGPGTFRPVRCEDVRRHVMEAEWSTIPPATVAAIAATRAAGGRVIAVGTTTTRALESAVVDGTVAPGGRWADRFIVPGHRFRVVDALLTNFHLPGSTLLLLVSAFVGYESLMHAYAEAIRRRYRFYSYGDAMFVQ
- the yajC gene encoding preprotein translocase subunit YajC; this translates as MLGSAWAQGAVGDAPSALLQFAPIVLIFVVMYFLVIRPQQQKARDHRQMLDSLKKNDEVVTAGGLYGKVVQLSDRIVTLEIAPNVRVRIDRPQIAALATSAANGDSKEKDKQK
- a CDS encoding S8 family serine peptidase; translation: MYDTSRRVGLRLCAPVTGRAVTDPGRRVQSGSAARKAVAPVSRPAAGSLRIALAVAMLLASPSAPLIGAGTARALMPGPPGESSGQDRASAASEFDAVIVELVSPPAAVTGAGGLPAAGAERDRLRRAIVSLERQHRSARGVGTASAAPIVDREFRVVLNGFAARLLPETASAVRAWPTVKRVVPDGRVQALLDVSVPLVRAPQFWADLGYRGAGTKIAVIDTGVDYTHADLGGCFGSGCKVIGGYDFVSGDSDPADDNGHGTHVAATAAGSGGLAGVAPEAQILAYKVLDAGGYGSWSSVIGGIELATDPNGDGDPSDHATVANLSLGGPGDENDVVSAAIDNATVAGMLCVIAAGNSGPGYFTLGSPGVARTALTVAATDDADGVAWFSSRGPTEVEGLLKPEMAAPGVDVCAAMAVNTMLGPLCIDGQHMYISGTSMATPHVAGAAALLRGLRPALTPEEVKALLQQSAHQLPFDVTTVGAGRLDVRQAADKQTILSPAPLNFGVDRDLSGTWVRSRSVTVRNLGSQAKNYELSVGSGFPAGVAVMLTPSVFTLQAGAAATVAVEISVDNALVPDSAAPPYVYSAALTATVGAEQESIAIGFARLTPPTNDECTAAAVIAATPYDDLRSTSGATVAPGDPAVPCGCGADSATVWYAYTATADGILRVDTGGSNYFTVVSAFTGTCGSTTPVVCGHSYLTVPVVAGTSYLLQVASYCQQPGGNLHLTATFATDVDGDGVGDDVDNCASLPNPGQEDVDGDGIGDACDPCVDSDQDGFGNPGYPTNSCLTDNCPYAPNVDQSDGDGDGVGDACDNCATLANAGQEDCDYDGQGNACDPDDPDGDGLSGAAGDNCACAANPEQRDVDGDGYGDLCDDCAGPGVTDYYDGDGVCDGRDNCPYHYNPNQRDTDGDGRGDACDPVCVGLGAGDVYDSDADGVCDGADNCPYAFNPVQSDCDGDGVGDACDAGTVDYDSDGVADGCDRCPTAADPIQSDCDGDGVGDVCDADTVDADGDGVADACDNCPSNWNAEQRDWDGDGRGDYCDNCATTSNTDQTDADGDWAGDACDTCPVVALAWGDSDRDGVDDACDTCVDHDRDGRGTPGYPAATCPTDICPYNYDPAQTDVDGDGLGDACDNCPTVPNPEQSNLDGDPLGDACDDCTDFDGDGFGLPGLPASVCPADNCWYGYNPGQEDTLDGDGVGDLCDACVGPGAYDADGDGVCDAVDNCVATNNPDQADADGDGRGDACDNCIANFNPRPVPFLSTGHLYKVAAQGAEPGFEQPGFDDSGFRVGGGGFGTGQCALDAATYWPPYTDLLVRKWFLVPAGASGLTVRIAIDNAVQVFVNGVDVSGGLQGRGGCATRSDFAFAVPDAALQAGMNLLAVRAVDYGGATYFDAELDWTGSCNFYYTRPCGNGAVDAAEECDDGGICIGGNTAGASCTSDAQCGFDQPGVCEGGFKVGSACRYDSDCPDSVCVRCRTFGGDGCAANCTWETSVTFPLEPGVIEGVNVKPGTSGVKLFSDVIGELPLALTGQQTLTIGKERDGNMPAVIKAASVQFPKIPIYSIACACVRALPVKTCGGTLFTEDGQLAGNCSDNIPLPVTCPAERPCTFVNGPGNSAAGVIGCHGLQPVDIAFTQDCNGEEGGAPMAPAFVLSGSGPPGSAVMLNTLQVGTQTGLCSGSFCTDADPIGQRGNPTIAPYTTGAATSAALNISNLPGFHLGPHSTSGSVFSCAALTANPPSAGGANLATAFPSCDAPTVADTVVVGNVVAAGAPPGVQVGLPPSASGGRGSNVVVPVSISGSSGIAAADLTVRFDPGVIEVVQVATTPVSVHCTVTANEVTPGELFIGVACSSPVTAGGSLVDVTFRLLGDCDASSVLDLSRCLLDEGNVPCSAVDGGLSVVCKLRGRVSYYSDPSRAVPGTKIALVGAPSFDGDTDCSGSFGLGGFADGNWQLEPTKTGDFGTGISSLDAAYVLQNVVGLRTLNEGQRLAGDVTGNGGSPSALDAAQILRFVVRLITRLPIGDLCGSDWGFIPAPAGPYTPVPPAMNGACGRGRIDYAPLVGQATGQDFVGALFGDVTGNWRSDGCGGGGGAAGLAAGSSPAGEVSLGRARRRDGLLRVPVDVSDANGFNALDLRVAFDPALLRPRGVRRVAGVPEIAVASNEIEPGVLAVALAGGQKLGNGTVVMLQFETIGTGHAVGDVDIVSADLQSAE